Proteins from a genomic interval of Deltaproteobacteria bacterium:
- a CDS encoding DUF89 family protein: MSEPIPIVSNDPVAHAWLTHFFTENHLDFETTPEDVASPEQIRFMVHLEENGIYVPCSLELFEAVASKEKTPYLLRRYQEVWSIVEKLVKDHIPDDEKRQFLLELLRLKFNHDTHDGILLPSRLKKRLCKIFIDKSKIDAPYYHKKVEKNRRVAELLADPGFWRAFNWIDEQTILSFESLEDLKGAAARLQLLRLLKLCVAKELWEDRAEEKEESHVSYRTILNRPLTGDGVEPLQQQLQRPQEAPGSCSRPPLKILWLSNEAGEIVVDLKIIRFLLGWGHKVILVVKDGFYLNKISRHDVENDPVLTEELRDALFIKDPVISKKKLLENLKTDRQLFIISDGTRERLNLMLTSTTFARMFKEADLVIAKGEKKWRRLLATPYQFTRDIFNVRLSEDGSRVIVDFKPRHPEAVTFSEQDLNDKADEIIRQMKAARRRGEKVIFYSAIVGSIPGQMETAIRILKVFVDHLRQSYRKSFIINPAEHFVPGMDADDLMYMWERVQRSGLIDIWRFQTVEDIETSFRILDQAVPPEWLGKDATYSTGCTKEMNIALDVQKTHPEMQIIGPSKERFLRRSEYGIGKLYDRSLHDISLP; the protein is encoded by the coding sequence ATGAGTGAACCAATCCCAATTGTCAGCAATGATCCGGTGGCCCATGCCTGGCTCACTCACTTTTTTACTGAAAATCACCTCGACTTTGAAACTACGCCGGAAGATGTTGCCTCGCCTGAACAGATCAGGTTTATGGTTCATCTGGAGGAAAATGGCATCTATGTCCCCTGTTCTCTCGAGCTGTTCGAAGCCGTTGCCAGCAAAGAGAAAACACCATACTTGCTCCGTCGCTACCAGGAGGTATGGTCCATTGTGGAAAAACTGGTAAAAGATCACATCCCAGATGATGAAAAGAGGCAGTTTCTTCTTGAACTGCTCCGCCTGAAATTCAATCACGACACCCACGATGGCATCCTGTTGCCTTCCAGATTGAAGAAGAGGTTGTGCAAGATCTTCATTGATAAGAGCAAGATTGACGCCCCGTACTACCACAAGAAGGTGGAGAAGAACCGGCGTGTGGCGGAATTGCTGGCAGATCCCGGCTTCTGGCGTGCCTTCAACTGGATTGACGAGCAGACCATTCTCAGCTTTGAAAGCCTTGAGGACCTGAAGGGAGCTGCTGCCAGGCTGCAGTTGTTGCGTTTGCTCAAGCTCTGCGTGGCTAAAGAACTGTGGGAGGACAGGGCGGAGGAAAAGGAAGAGTCTCATGTCAGCTACCGAACCATTCTCAACAGGCCTCTCACTGGCGATGGTGTTGAACCGCTGCAACAGCAGCTGCAACGACCGCAGGAGGCGCCGGGGAGCTGCAGCAGGCCTCCTTTGAAGATTCTCTGGCTCAGCAACGAAGCAGGAGAAATCGTTGTGGACCTGAAGATCATTCGCTTTCTCCTCGGCTGGGGGCACAAGGTCATCCTGGTGGTCAAAGATGGTTTCTACCTGAATAAGATCAGCCGCCATGACGTGGAAAATGATCCTGTGCTTACAGAGGAACTGAGAGACGCACTCTTTATCAAGGATCCGGTTATCTCCAAAAAGAAACTGCTTGAAAATCTCAAGACAGATAGACAATTGTTCATCATATCTGACGGTACCCGGGAGCGGCTCAATCTTATGCTCACCTCCACCACCTTTGCCCGCATGTTCAAGGAAGCTGATCTGGTAATAGCCAAAGGAGAAAAAAAGTGGCGCCGACTGCTTGCCACACCCTATCAGTTTACCAGAGATATATTCAATGTGAGGCTTTCAGAGGATGGCAGCAGAGTGATAGTGGACTTCAAACCAAGACACCCCGAGGCGGTTACCTTCAGCGAACAGGATCTCAATGACAAGGCTGATGAAATCATCAGGCAGATGAAGGCTGCCAGGAGACGCGGTGAGAAGGTCATATTCTACAGCGCCATTGTTGGTAGCATTCCCGGGCAGATGGAAACTGCTATAAGGATACTCAAAGTATTTGTTGATCATCTGCGGCAGAGCTATCGCAAAAGTTTTATCATCAACCCGGCCGAGCACTTTGTACCGGGCATGGACGCCGACGACCTGATGTACATGTGGGAGAGAGTCCAGAGAAGTGGTTTGATTGACATATGGCGATTCCAGACAGTGGAAGATATCGAAACAAGTTTCCGGATTCTGGATCAGGCAGTGCCTCCAGAGTGGCTTGGCAAGGATGCGACCTACAGCACCGGCTGTACCAAAGAGATGAACATCGCTCTTGATGTCCAGAAAACACATCCGGAAATGCAGATCATCGGGCCGAGCAAAGAACGGTTCCTGCGAAGATCTGAATATGGCATAGGCAAGCTCTACGATCGGAGTCTCCATGACATCAGTCTGCCGTAA